In Campylobacter vulpis, a genomic segment contains:
- a CDS encoding MetQ/NlpA family ABC transporter substrate-binding protein → MNFKTLLLVSLLGFTLNLNAAEKIVVAATPVPHAEILNQAKEDLKKEGYTLEIKEFTDYVLPNLATDNGEVDANFFQHSPYLEEFNKSKGTKLVKVANIHIEPMAVYSKKYKNFNELKDGARIAVPNDPTNESRALDIIAKTGLVSFNDKALKTPIDITQNPKNIKFIELKAAQLPRALSDVDVAVINSNYALLANLNPVKDSIFIEDKDSPYANILVVKEGKEQDPKIKALIKALQSEKIKKFIEEKYNGAVIPAF, encoded by the coding sequence ATGAACTTCAAAACACTACTTTTAGTAAGCCTTTTAGGCTTCACTCTTAATTTAAATGCCGCAGAAAAGATTGTTGTCGCAGCAACTCCTGTTCCACACGCTGAGATTTTAAATCAAGCCAAAGAAGATCTTAAAAAAGAGGGTTACACGCTTGAAATTAAAGAATTTACCGATTATGTTTTGCCAAATCTTGCCACAGATAATGGTGAAGTCGATGCAAATTTCTTTCAGCATTCGCCCTATTTGGAGGAATTTAACAAAAGCAAAGGCACTAAGCTTGTGAAAGTCGCAAATATTCACATTGAGCCTATGGCTGTGTATTCTAAAAAATACAAAAATTTTAACGAACTAAAAGATGGTGCTAGGATTGCCGTTCCAAATGACCCTACAAATGAGAGTAGAGCACTTGATATCATTGCTAAAACAGGGCTTGTAAGTTTTAATGATAAAGCTTTAAAAACACCGATTGATATAACTCAAAATCCTAAAAATATCAAATTTATAGAACTTAAAGCCGCGCAATTACCTCGTGCTTTAAGTGATGTAGATGTGGCTGTGATTAATTCAAACTATGCTCTTTTGGCGAATTTAAATCCTGTCAAAGATTCTATTTTTATCGAAGATAAAGATAGTCCTTATGCAAATATTTTAGTCGTTAAAGAGGGCAAAGAACAAGATCCCAAAATCAAAGCTCTCATAAAAGCACTACAAAGTGAAAAAATAAAGAAATTTATT
- a CDS encoding methionine ABC transporter permease yields MGGGLMGEFFARIREFFSEISWQGMKETLVASITNFSQNYDLILKQALNETIYMSLMSVFVGFLLAIIPGILLAIWGRDGIRENPFAYSVLDFITNILRAFPFLILIIVLLPLSKIVVGTSIGTDAVITPLSIGIAPYLAKMLESAFKEIDKGVIEAAKSYGASDTQIIFKVIFVEALPNIISGLTLTLIFTIGFSALAGTIGGGGLGDVAIRYGYERFDSVMMIQTVVILLILVQMVQILGNLFYTWAKDCKEIYIIIGIILIDLSKIIFDFYNQESIIFEVLLGIFLSLILVFKFKK; encoded by the coding sequence ATGGGAGGTGGCTTAATGGGAGAGTTTTTTGCAAGGATAAGAGAATTTTTTAGTGAAATTTCTTGGCAGGGTATGAAAGAAACGCTTGTCGCCTCTATCACAAATTTTTCTCAAAATTATGATTTAATTTTGAAACAAGCCTTAAACGAAACCATTTATATGAGTTTAATGAGTGTTTTTGTAGGATTTTTACTAGCAATTATTCCCGGAATTTTACTTGCCATTTGGGGACGCGATGGCATTAGAGAAAATCCTTTTGCTTATAGTGTTTTAGATTTTATTACGAATATTTTAAGAGCTTTTCCTTTTCTTATTCTTATTATCGTGCTTTTGCCACTTTCTAAAATTGTTGTTGGCACAAGCATAGGCACAGATGCTGTTATCACTCCCCTTTCCATAGGGATAGCACCCTATTTAGCCAAAATGCTAGAAAGTGCTTTTAAAGAAATCGATAAAGGAGTCATAGAAGCAGCAAAATCTTATGGAGCTAGCGATACCCAAATCATCTTTAAAGTTATTTTTGTCGAAGCTTTACCAAATATCATTAGTGGTTTAACCCTAACTTTGATTTTTACCATAGGCTTTTCAGCTCTTGCAGGAACGATAGGCGGAGGTGGGCTTGGCGATGTAGCGATACGCTATGGCTATGAGCGTTTTGATAGTGTGATGATGATACAAACCGTTGTTATTTTGCTTATTTTAGTGCAAATGGTGCAAATTTTAGGTAATTTATTCTACACTTGGGCGAAAGATTGTAAAGAAATTTATATTATTATAGGAATTATTTTAATCGATTTATCTAAAATCATTTTTGATTTTTACAATCAAGAAAGCATTATTTTTGAAGTATTATTAGGAATTTTCTTAAGCTTAATTTTAGTTTTTAAATTTAAGAAATAA